A single window of Rhodococcus jostii RHA1 DNA harbors:
- a CDS encoding response regulator: MSAAANSTTSSIRVAVVDDHPVFRLGMVALLSTLDGMEVAAQASSVAEALDVVDGDVDVVLMDLELGDGSGVDATRRLVERHPALRVLVVTMHEDDESLVASVRAGARGYLVKGADPGEVERAVRAVANGEVILGAAVAARAMSFMAASRRVGPTVFPELTDREREVLDLVARGYDNASISRRLVLSPKTVRNHVSNVLAKLGVPDRPAAIVRARDAGLGLDA; this comes from the coding sequence GCGCCGCTGCGAATTCCACCACCTCGTCCATCCGGGTCGCCGTCGTCGACGACCACCCGGTGTTCCGGCTGGGCATGGTTGCGTTGCTGTCGACCCTGGACGGCATGGAGGTGGCCGCCCAGGCCAGCTCCGTCGCGGAGGCGCTCGACGTCGTCGACGGTGACGTCGACGTTGTGCTGATGGACCTCGAACTCGGGGACGGTTCGGGGGTGGACGCCACCCGGCGGCTCGTCGAGCGGCACCCCGCACTGCGGGTGCTCGTGGTGACCATGCACGAGGACGATGAATCGCTGGTCGCGTCGGTGCGTGCCGGGGCTCGCGGCTACCTGGTGAAGGGGGCCGACCCGGGGGAGGTGGAACGGGCGGTCCGGGCGGTCGCCAACGGTGAGGTGATCCTCGGCGCCGCGGTCGCGGCCCGCGCGATGAGCTTCATGGCCGCCTCGCGCAGGGTGGGCCCCACGGTGTTTCCCGAGCTGACCGACCGGGAGCGTGAGGTCCTCGACCTCGTCGCCCGCGGCTACGACAACGCGAGCATCTCGCGCCGACTCGTGCTGAGCCCGAAGACCGTGCGCAACCACGTGTCCAACGTGCTGGCCAAACTCGGTGTGCCCGACCGTCCCGCCGCGATCGTCCGGGCACGGGACGCGGGTCTCGGCCTCGACGCCTGA
- a CDS encoding acetyl-CoA C-acetyltransferase: MTTEAFIYEAIRTPRGRGKKTGSLHSVKPISLVTGLIDELRARFPDLDEDRISDLILGVVTPVGDQGMDIARVAVNDAGLPDTVGGVQLNRFCASGLEAVNTAAQKVRSGWDELVIAGGVESMSRVPMGSDGGPWALDPATNYDNYFVPQGVGADLIATIEGFSREDVDAYAVRSQDLAAKAWTGGYFAKSVVPVKDINGLTVLDQDEHMRPGTTLENLAGLNPSFAGVGEMGGFDAVSLQKYHWVEKINHVHHGGNSSGIVDGAALVLVGSEQAGKDMSLTPRARVVATATSGADSTIMLTGPTPASKKVLAAAGLTVDDIDLFEINEAFASVVLKFQKDLNIPDEKLNVNGGAIAMGHPLGATGAMITGTMIDELERRNARYALITLCIGGGMGVATIIERV; this comes from the coding sequence GTGACCACAGAGGCATTCATTTATGAAGCCATCCGCACCCCGCGCGGCCGCGGAAAGAAGACCGGTTCGCTGCACTCGGTCAAGCCGATCTCGCTGGTCACCGGCCTGATCGACGAGCTCCGCGCCCGCTTCCCCGACCTCGACGAGGATCGCATCTCGGACCTGATCCTCGGCGTCGTCACCCCCGTCGGCGACCAGGGCATGGACATCGCCCGCGTCGCGGTCAACGACGCCGGACTGCCCGACACCGTCGGCGGCGTCCAGCTGAACCGGTTCTGCGCGTCCGGCCTCGAAGCCGTCAACACCGCCGCGCAGAAGGTGCGCTCCGGCTGGGACGAACTGGTCATCGCCGGCGGCGTCGAGTCGATGTCCCGCGTGCCGATGGGCTCCGACGGTGGACCGTGGGCGCTCGACCCGGCCACCAACTACGACAACTACTTCGTTCCCCAGGGTGTGGGCGCCGACCTGATCGCCACGATCGAGGGCTTCTCCCGCGAGGACGTCGACGCGTACGCCGTCCGCTCGCAGGACCTCGCCGCGAAGGCGTGGACCGGCGGCTACTTCGCCAAGTCCGTCGTCCCGGTCAAGGACATCAACGGCCTCACCGTCCTCGATCAGGACGAGCACATGCGTCCCGGCACCACCCTCGAGAACCTCGCGGGCCTCAACCCGTCGTTCGCCGGCGTCGGTGAGATGGGCGGCTTCGACGCCGTGTCGCTGCAGAAGTACCACTGGGTCGAGAAGATCAACCACGTCCACCACGGCGGCAACAGCTCCGGCATCGTCGACGGCGCCGCACTGGTCCTCGTCGGATCCGAGCAGGCGGGCAAGGACATGAGCCTGACCCCGCGCGCCCGCGTCGTCGCGACGGCCACCAGCGGTGCCGACTCCACGATCATGCTCACCGGCCCGACCCCGGCCTCGAAGAAGGTCCTCGCCGCCGCCGGTCTGACCGTCGACGACATCGACCTGTTCGAGATCAACGAGGCGTTCGCGTCCGTGGTGCTCAAGTTCCAGAAGGACCTGAACATCCCGGACGAGAAGCTCAACGTCAACGGCGGTGCCATCGCGATGGGACACCCGCTCGGAGCGACCGGCGCCATGATCACCGGCACCATGATCGACGAGCTCGAGCGCCGTAACGCCCGGTACGCCCTCATCACCCTGTGCATCGGCGGCGGTATGGGCGTCGCCACCATCATCGAGCGCGTCTGA